In Myxococcus stipitatus, the following are encoded in one genomic region:
- a CDS encoding DEAD/DEAH box helicase, translated as MPLVFLPDVETLFLWGHEPLPRSLFALNDLGTRASTVLVTPDGPRECLGRSLPLAATVERLAVVPAPDVEMLPGSLATWTLASKLALDLLARERVVPTLLRVKDRLEARWAAALSASEDSIRLVALARSMPAAAHAVPVRLGRSPTVWDSEALLRAFLDATVDAFVRAARGGPTAPVRASSRRPVSWDERWHAALTGAHRDFVPEGFAERSVVDELTRWSEPALGARDRLRACFRLELPSADREPFVLSFHLQAPDDPSLLVSASDVWKTRGQRLEKLGRAFRAPQESLLEALGRAARLFAPIGLVLESPRPQALLLEPEAAWSFLSEGGRALADAGFGVILPGELTDTGRRRLRLRMRVGASAKAAGVVEGSAGLGLDSLLRVDWDAVLGDTPLSSRELALLAERKAPLVRFRGEWVAVAPHELDAIQRHLAEGPGRMAASEAVRVALLGEMHRGSLPVTVQATGELEARLSQLRSGGTTAQAAPRALRATLRPYQSRGLHWLDTLASLGLGACLADDMGLGKTVQVLAFLLRRLERAPRESRPTLLVAPTSVVGNWEREVARFAPLLRLTPHYGAERARTVGEFPREPGSLVLTTYGLLRRDAELFARVDWATVVLDEAQNIKNAASATARAARSLRASERFALTGTPVENRLAELWSILEFANPGLLGPLETFRRELALPIERHGNPEAAQRLRRIVGPFVLRRLKSDPAIIADLPAKNEMKVVCTLTREQASLYKAVVDEELRRIEESAGIERRGRVLALLLFTKQIANHPAQYLGESGPLPGRSGKLARVTEMLEEALAAGDKALVFTQFREMGDKLVAHLSEHLGHEVLFLHGGTSRAARDEMVRRFQEEPHGPRVFVLSVKAGGTGLNLTAANHVFHYDRWWNPAVEDQATDRAYRIGQWRAVQVHKFLCAGTVEEKIDALLERKRQLAERVVGTGESWVTELDTAALRELFSLSSGAVVDEDEVAPRRKPRGGARRKEVAS; from the coding sequence ATGCCCCTCGTCTTCTTGCCCGACGTCGAGACGTTATTCCTGTGGGGCCATGAGCCACTTCCTCGCTCGCTCTTCGCGCTGAATGACCTGGGCACTCGTGCCTCGACCGTGCTCGTCACTCCCGACGGGCCGCGCGAGTGCCTGGGCCGAAGCTTGCCGCTCGCCGCCACGGTCGAACGGCTCGCGGTGGTGCCCGCTCCTGACGTTGAGATGCTGCCGGGCTCTCTTGCTACCTGGACGCTCGCCAGCAAGCTGGCGCTGGACCTGCTCGCGCGCGAGCGCGTGGTGCCCACGCTCCTCCGCGTCAAGGACCGCCTGGAGGCACGCTGGGCCGCGGCCCTCTCCGCCTCCGAGGACTCCATCCGCCTCGTCGCGCTTGCTCGGAGCATGCCCGCCGCCGCGCACGCCGTCCCCGTTCGACTCGGACGCTCTCCTACGGTCTGGGACTCGGAGGCCTTGCTGCGCGCGTTTCTCGATGCGACCGTCGATGCCTTCGTCCGTGCCGCTCGCGGTGGGCCCACGGCGCCCGTGCGTGCCTCTTCCCGTCGACCGGTGTCCTGGGACGAGCGCTGGCACGCGGCGCTCACGGGGGCGCACCGCGACTTTGTCCCCGAGGGCTTCGCCGAGCGCTCCGTCGTAGACGAGCTGACGCGATGGAGTGAGCCCGCGCTCGGCGCCAGGGACCGATTGCGCGCCTGCTTCCGGCTTGAGCTCCCCTCGGCGGACCGCGAGCCCTTCGTGCTGAGCTTCCATCTCCAGGCCCCCGATGACCCGAGCCTGCTCGTGTCCGCCTCCGACGTCTGGAAGACCCGCGGGCAACGACTGGAGAAGCTTGGCCGCGCCTTCCGCGCTCCCCAGGAGTCGTTGCTCGAGGCGCTCGGGCGCGCCGCTCGGCTCTTCGCGCCCATTGGCCTCGTGCTCGAGAGCCCTCGTCCACAGGCCCTCCTTCTCGAGCCCGAGGCCGCGTGGTCGTTCCTTTCCGAGGGTGGGCGAGCGCTCGCAGACGCGGGCTTCGGCGTCATCCTCCCCGGCGAGCTCACCGACACGGGCCGGCGTCGGCTGCGCTTGCGCATGCGCGTGGGAGCGAGCGCGAAGGCCGCTGGCGTTGTCGAGGGCTCCGCGGGCCTCGGGCTCGATTCACTGCTGCGCGTGGATTGGGACGCGGTCCTGGGCGACACGCCCCTGTCCTCCCGAGAACTCGCGCTGCTCGCCGAGCGCAAGGCGCCCCTGGTGCGATTCCGGGGGGAGTGGGTCGCGGTGGCTCCTCACGAACTCGACGCCATTCAGCGCCACCTGGCCGAGGGGCCCGGGCGCATGGCGGCCAGTGAGGCGGTGCGGGTGGCCCTGCTGGGTGAAATGCACCGCGGCTCGTTGCCAGTGACGGTCCAGGCCACTGGAGAACTGGAGGCGCGCCTGAGTCAGCTGCGCTCGGGAGGCACCACCGCGCAGGCCGCGCCCCGCGCCCTTCGCGCCACGCTGCGGCCCTATCAGTCGCGCGGGTTGCACTGGTTGGACACGTTGGCTTCGCTGGGGCTCGGCGCTTGCCTCGCCGACGACATGGGCTTGGGCAAGACGGTGCAGGTGCTGGCCTTCTTGCTGCGGCGGCTCGAGCGCGCGCCGCGCGAGTCCCGGCCCACGCTGCTGGTGGCGCCCACGTCCGTGGTGGGGAATTGGGAGCGTGAGGTGGCACGCTTCGCGCCGCTGTTGCGCCTGACGCCTCATTACGGCGCGGAGCGCGCCCGCACGGTGGGAGAGTTTCCCCGGGAGCCGGGCTCGCTCGTGCTCACCACCTATGGGCTGTTGCGCCGCGACGCGGAGCTGTTCGCTCGCGTGGACTGGGCCACCGTGGTGCTCGACGAGGCGCAGAACATCAAGAACGCGGCCTCGGCCACCGCGCGCGCGGCCCGGTCTCTGCGCGCCAGTGAGCGCTTCGCCCTCACCGGTACGCCGGTCGAGAATCGCCTCGCGGAGCTGTGGTCCATCCTCGAGTTCGCCAACCCCGGACTGCTCGGGCCCCTGGAGACCTTCCGGCGGGAGCTGGCGCTGCCCATCGAGCGGCACGGCAACCCGGAGGCGGCCCAGCGGCTGCGCCGCATCGTCGGCCCGTTCGTCCTTCGCCGCCTCAAGAGCGACCCGGCCATCATCGCGGACCTGCCCGCGAAGAACGAGATGAAGGTCGTGTGTACGCTCACTCGCGAGCAGGCTTCGCTCTACAAGGCGGTGGTGGACGAGGAGTTGCGGCGCATCGAGGAGTCCGCTGGCATCGAGCGGCGGGGTCGCGTGCTCGCGCTGCTGCTGTTCACCAAGCAGATTGCGAACCATCCCGCGCAGTACCTAGGTGAGTCGGGGCCTTTGCCGGGGCGCTCGGGGAAGCTGGCGCGCGTGACGGAGATGCTCGAGGAGGCGCTGGCGGCGGGGGACAAGGCGCTCGTCTTCACCCAGTTCCGGGAGATGGGGGACAAGCTGGTGGCGCATCTGTCGGAGCACCTGGGGCACGAGGTGTTGTTCCTGCACGGCGGCACGTCCCGCGCGGCGCGCGATGAGATGGTGCGACGCTTTCAGGAGGAGCCCCATGGACCGCGTGTCTTCGTGCTGTCCGTCAAGGCAGGCGGCACGGGGTTGAACCTGACGGCCGCGAACCATGTGTTCCATTACGACCGCTGGTGGAACCCCGCCGTCGAGGACCAGGCCACGGACCGCGCGTACCGCATCGGCCAGTGGCGCGCGGTGCAGGTCCACAAGTTCCTGTGCGCGGGCACCGTCGAGGAGAAGATAGATGCGCTGCTCGAGAGGAAGCGTCAGCTGGCGGAGCGCGTCGTGGGGACGGGGGAGAGCTGGGTGACGGAGCTGGATACGGCCGCGCTGCGGGAGCTGTTCTCGCTGTCTTCGGGGGCCGTCGTGGACGAGGACGAGGTGGCTCCGAGGCGGAAGCCCCGAGGTGGGGCGCGCAGGAAGGAGGTGGCCTCATGA
- a CDS encoding SWIM zinc finger family protein: MSRWDDWGWTSTPKRPPPEHGIKLKKAGATWWGQAWLEALEHVLEGDSGRLARGRTYARAGRTHDLVVGGGKVTAKVTGSRPRPYVISLKLGQFGEKVWEKVLAGMARQARYSAELLAGRMPQDIDAVFRAAGVSLFPRSREDLTTSCSCPDWGDPCKHVAATHYVLGEALDGDPFLLFELRGKTKEQVLGALRAARGGEARRSATRREETRGALARPEVAGVKPGKLTEASYDQPRAPLPVLSFSFDAPVVHGAVLRQLGAPGSWGGRDSPGEVLAPHVRAAAEMARRIALQEPGEVAEDAGVERTRRRSRTRGGR; encoded by the coding sequence ATGAGCCGCTGGGATGACTGGGGCTGGACGTCCACGCCGAAGCGGCCGCCGCCCGAGCACGGCATCAAGCTGAAGAAGGCGGGGGCTACGTGGTGGGGGCAGGCCTGGCTGGAGGCTCTCGAGCACGTGTTGGAGGGGGACTCGGGGCGGCTGGCTCGGGGACGGACCTATGCGCGGGCGGGGCGGACGCATGACCTGGTCGTGGGGGGAGGCAAGGTCACCGCGAAGGTGACGGGCTCTCGGCCTCGGCCCTATGTCATCTCGCTGAAGCTGGGGCAGTTTGGCGAGAAGGTCTGGGAGAAGGTTCTCGCGGGGATGGCTCGTCAGGCGCGGTACTCCGCGGAGCTCTTGGCGGGGAGGATGCCCCAGGACATCGACGCGGTGTTCCGCGCGGCGGGGGTGAGCTTGTTCCCTCGGAGCCGCGAGGACCTGACGACGAGCTGCTCGTGTCCGGACTGGGGAGACCCGTGCAAGCATGTTGCCGCGACGCACTATGTGCTGGGCGAGGCGCTGGACGGTGACCCGTTCCTGTTGTTCGAGCTGCGCGGCAAGACGAAGGAGCAGGTGCTGGGGGCCCTGCGGGCCGCGCGCGGGGGAGAGGCACGGCGCTCCGCGACGCGGCGCGAGGAGACGCGAGGGGCTCTTGCTCGGCCCGAGGTCGCCGGGGTTAAGCCGGGGAAGTTGACCGAGGCGAGCTATGACCAGCCGCGTGCGCCATTGCCTGTGCTGAGTTTCTCGTTCGATGCGCCGGTGGTGCATGGGGCGGTGCTGCGGCAGTTGGGGGCGCCGGGGTCGTGGGGAGGGCGGGACTCGCCAGGGGAGGTTCTCGCGCCGCACGTGCGCGCGGCGGCGGAGATGGCGCGACGTATCGCGCTTCAGGAGCCTGGGGAGGTGGCGGAGGACGCGGGGGTGGAGAGGACTCGGCGGCGCTCGAGGACGCGGGGCGGGCGTTGA